Part of the bacterium genome, CTGCAAGGCCGAGGGGTGCCGCGCGCTGCGCGCCAACGCGCCGGACGTGCGCGACTTCCTCTGCGGCCCCTGCCGCGACCACTTCGCCGCGGTGCGGGCCCTGCTCGCGGCCGCGGAGGTGCCCTTCACGGAGAACCCGGCGATGGTGCGCGGCCTCGACTACTACACGCGCACGACCTTCGAGCTGACGAGCACCGGGCTTGGCGCGCAGGACACCGTCGCCGCCGGCGGCCGCTATGACCGCCTCGTCGAGGAGTTCGGCGGCAAGCCGACGCCGGGGCTCGGCTTCGCGCTCGGGGTGGAGCGGCTGGCGCTGCTGTTGGGCGAGGGCGGCGGCGAGAAGTCGCAGCGCCCCATCTTCCTGGCGGCGCTTGGCGACGCCGCGCGGCGCGCGGCCTGGCCCTGGCTCGTCGAGCTGCGCCGGCGCGGCGCCGCCGCGGAGTGGGACTACGAGGGGCGCAGCCTCAAGAGCCAGATGGGGCGCGCCGACCGGCTGGGCGCGCGGCTCGTGGTGATCGTCGGCGACAACGAACTGGCGGCCGGCGCGGCGCAGGTGCGCAACATGGCCGACAAGACGCAGCGCGCGGTGGCGCTCGTCGACCTGGTGGAGACGCTGGCGCCCACGGTGTACGCCGAGGGCGGGTGAGGGGAGGGGGATTCACGTGAAGGGCAACGAGATCCGCGCCAGATTCCTGGAGTTCTTCGCCGCCAACGGGCACGAGGTGATCCGCTCCTCGCCGCTGGTGCCGGCGAAGGACCCGACGCTGCTGTTCACGAACGCGGGGATGGTCCAGTTCAAGGACCTGTTCCTCGGCCTCGAGCGACGCCCCTACACCCGCGCGACGACCTCGCAGAAGTGCGTGCGCGCCGGCGGCAAGCACAACGACCTCGAGAACGTCGGGCGCACGGCGCGCCACCACACCTTCTTCGAGATGCTCGGCAACTTCTCCTTCGGCGACTACTTCAAGGCCGACGCCATCGCCTACGCCTGGGAGTTCCTGACCAAGGTCATGGGCCTGCCCACGGATCGCCTCTGGGCGACGGTCTTCCGCGACGACGACGAGGCCGCGGCGCTCTGGCCGAAGATCTCGGGCCTGCCTGCCGAGCGGGTGATCCGCCTCGGCGAGAAGGACAACTTCTGGGCGATGGGCGACACCGGCCCCTGCGGGCCGTGCAGCGAGATCCTCATCGACCAGGGGCCGTCGGTCGGCTGCGGCCGGCCCGAGTGCGCGGTCGGCTGCGACTGCGACCGCTACCTGGAGATCTGGAACCTCGTCTTCATGCAGTTCAACCGCGACGCCGCCGGGACGCTCACGCCCCTGCCCAGGCCGAGCATCGACACCGGCATGGGCCTCGAGCGCCTCGCCTCCGTCGCGCAGGGCAAGCAGAGCAACTTTCACACCGACCTTTTCGCGCCGCTGCTGGCGTTCGTCGCGGACGCGAGCCGCAAGCGCTACGGCGCCGACGAGAAGAGCGACGTCTCGATGCGGGTCATCGCCGACCACCTGCGGGCGACGACCTTCCTCATCGGCGACGGCGTGCTGCCCTCGAACGAGGGGCGCGGCTACGTGCTGCGCCGGATCATGCGCCGCGCCGCCCGCCACGGGAAGATGCTCGGGCTCTCCGAGCCGTTCCTGCACAAGGGCGTCGGCGTCGTCGTCGAGGCGATGCAGGGCGCCTACCCGGAGCTGGCGACGCATCTGGAGTTCGTGCGCCGGGTGACGAAGGTCGAGGAGGAGCGCTTCACGCACACGCTCGAGCAGGGCCTCGGCCTGCTGCAGGAGATGATGGACAAGGCGCGCGCGGGCGGCAAGGTCATCTGCGGCGAGGACCTCTTCCGCCTCTACGACACCTACGGCTTCCCGCTGGATCTGGCCGGGGAGATCGCCGCCGAGCAGATGCTGACGCTCGACCACGAGGGCTTCGAGGCGGCGATGCGCGCCCAGCGCGAGCGCGCGAAGGCCTCGTGGGTCGGCTCGGGCGAGACGGCGGCGGGCGCGTGGCCCAAGCTGCTCGGCGGGCTGCCCGAGACGAAGTTCACCGGCTACGCGCACGCGGAGGGCGAGGCGAAGGTCGCGGCGATCTTCCGCGGGGAACAGCGCGTCGCCGCGGCGGCGGCGGGGGACGAGGTCGAGGTGCTCCTCGACCGCACGCCGTTCTACGCCGAGAGCGGCGGGCAGGTCGGCG contains:
- the hisS gene encoding histidine--tRNA ligase, producing the protein MGQEHLKFRAVRGTRDVLPPETARWRRIERTFREVFERYGYDEVRVPIFEETTLFARGLGDASDIVEKEMYTFPDKGGHSLTLRPEGTAGVVRAFLENGLDKLPPPVKLWYAGPMFRYERPQKGRQRQFHQIGAEFFGVAGPEADAELLEMVHAAFAALGLPGLALQINSLGDAACRPAYREALLAYFRPHAAELCENCRRRLEANPLRVLDCKAEGCRALRANAPDVRDFLCGPCRDHFAAVRALLAAAEVPFTENPAMVRGLDYYTRTTFELTSTGLGAQDTVAAGGRYDRLVEEFGGKPTPGLGFALGVERLALLLGEGGGEKSQRPIFLAALGDAARRAAWPWLVELRRRGAAAEWDYEGRSLKSQMGRADRLGARLVVIVGDNELAAGAAQVRNMADKTQRAVALVDLVETLAPTVYAEGG
- the alaS gene encoding alanine--tRNA ligase — its product is MKGNEIRARFLEFFAANGHEVIRSSPLVPAKDPTLLFTNAGMVQFKDLFLGLERRPYTRATTSQKCVRAGGKHNDLENVGRTARHHTFFEMLGNFSFGDYFKADAIAYAWEFLTKVMGLPTDRLWATVFRDDDEAAALWPKISGLPAERVIRLGEKDNFWAMGDTGPCGPCSEILIDQGPSVGCGRPECAVGCDCDRYLEIWNLVFMQFNRDAAGTLTPLPRPSIDTGMGLERLASVAQGKQSNFHTDLFAPLLAFVADASRKRYGADEKSDVSMRVIADHLRATTFLIGDGVLPSNEGRGYVLRRIMRRAARHGKMLGLSEPFLHKGVGVVVEAMQGAYPELATHLEFVRRVTKVEEERFTHTLEQGLGLLQEMMDKARAGGKVICGEDLFRLYDTYGFPLDLAGEIAAEQMLTLDHEGFEAAMRAQRERAKASWVGSGETAAGAWPKLLGGLPETKFTGYAHAEGEAKVAAIFRGEQRVAAAAAGDEVEVLLDRTPFYAESGGQVGDTGEIRTEKALLLVADTKKHWKGYVLHRGKLAEGTLAEGEVVTAAVDAERRRRIARNHTATHLLQAALRKALGDHVKQAGSHVEADRLRFDFTHFAGVTAAELATVEEEVNAAVWADHPVHKEEKTLEQAVAAGAMAIFGEKYGDHVRVVTVPGVSMELCGGIHVGRSGEIGFFKIVSEGSVAAGVRRIEAATAEGAYAAVLEEERELEGAAAALKVGPREVARRAERLAEQARGLEKEVADLKAKLARGAGGDPTEKARIVNGVKVLAARMDGLDMDTLRTTVDHFKDKLGSGIVLLASVADGKVSFACGVTKDLTGKHKAGDLVKKVAAVCGGSGGGKPEMATAGGKDPSQVDAALAELVKLIEGK